In Tachysurus vachellii isolate PV-2020 chromosome 1, HZAU_Pvac_v1, whole genome shotgun sequence, a genomic segment contains:
- the adgrg1 gene encoding adhesion G-protein coupled receptor G1 isoform X2, which translates to MDQRIGFLLLLLILTVCGHATEGDRDFKMCGIWLHNSGPQTLDVDLKPGCSGITVSANASTLSIHGSITAECNLPKERKPVNYSQGSSSSFCVIWEPLLDQLVVEVNEKNITLCKARILQTQCCAHLSSGNQSLSSMYGIQNASVQGDVLRNSVMASYEFKGESINCKEYFCSKIAQESRGANMLEDVVMRSVETGPVILPCGQSTVIEMNEDFSGNNVTLPAPKGTPREMIPLVHLPACLKPAKRNNTKVVCSFYKNSSFFQKSSQKILQDVVGISVENEIIRNLPEPIRIKFNHPALEKTQNRRCVSWDTRTDKDMMWRETGCVTLQHSAAETECCCNHLTYFAILVDLNPTRKLRHLEALTFITATCCAISIVSCAVLFISLCRQRKSKNLSSLVHRGLVVALFFLLVLFVLTGTVANVASEGVCGFMGGLLHYALLSVLCWMAVEVIHTFWMMYMVFKPAPQPWIWYLLGFGFPAVPVVILGCIGDIYGQRSVKSDDVLTAPFHMCWMTDSQPALMAHFIINMGLLAAVVSSGLIMLLLVFRKIRHRDEWRRNRVAFLSIWGLSCLFGLTWVLAFFSSESSETVLFLFCIINSLQGFFLMLRFFALERIQKNSQSSSDFSSTGSTRQHMLQPQ; encoded by the exons ATGGATCAGAGGATTGGATTCCTGCTGCTTCTCCTCATTCTAACAGTTTGTGGTCACG CTACAGAAGGAGACCGTGACTTTAAGATGTGTGGGATTTGGCTTCACAACAGTGGACCTCAAACCCTGGATGTTGATTTAAAGCCTGGATGTTCAGGGATCACCGTTTCAGCCAACGCCAGCACGCTGTCCATCCACGGCTCCATTACGGCTGAGTGCAATTTGCCTAAAGAACGAAAGCCTGTGAACTATTCTCAAGGTTCCTCCAGCTCCTTCTGTGTGATCTGGGAGCCACTGCTGGACCAGCTGGTGGTGGAGGTGAATGAGAAGAACATCACTCTCTGCAAAGCTAGAATACTACAGACCCAGTGCTGTGCCCATCTCTCTTCTGGAAATCAGTCTCTGTCCAGTATGTACGGAATCCAGAACGCCAGCGTGCAAGGAGATGTTCTGAGAAACAGCGTCATGGCTTCTTACGAGTTTAAGGGTGAATCCATCAACTGCA AGGAATACTTTTGCAGTAAAATAGCTCAGGAGTCCAGAGGAGCAAACAT GCTGGAGGATGTGGTGATGAGGTCAGTGGAGACTGGTCCTGTGATTCTGCCGTGTGGTCAGAGCACCGTCATCGAGATGAATGAAGATTTCTCTGGAAATAATGTAACTCTGCCT GCTCCAAAAGGAACACCAAGAGAGATGATCCCATTAGTGCACTTACCTGCCTGTCTCAAACCTGCCAAAAGAAACAACACGAAAGTGGTGTGTAGCTTCTACAAGAACAGCAGCTTTTTCCAG aaAAGTTCTCAGAAGATTTTACAAGACGTTGTTGGGATTTCGGTGGAAAACGAGATCATCAGAAATCTCCCGGAGCCGATCAGGATCAAGTTTAATCACCCGGCActcgag aagacACAGAATAGAAGGTGTGTTTCTTGGGATACAAGAACAG ATAAGGATATGATGTGGAGGGAGACGGGTTGTGTAACACTTCAGCACAGTGCTGCTGAGACAGAGTGCTGCTGTAATCATCTCACCTACTTCGCTATTCTTGTG GACCTGAACCCGACGAGAAAACTGCGCCACCTGGAGGCTCTGACCTTCATCACAGCCACCTGCTGTGCCATATCCATCGTCAGCTGCGCCGTGCTCTTCATATCGCTGTGTAgacagag aaaatcgAAGAATCTTTCGAGTCTGGTGCACCGTGGTCTGGTTGTCGCTCTGTTCTTCCTCCTCGTGCTCTTCGTCCTCACCGGCACCGTGGCCAACGTCGCGTCCGAGGGTGTGTGTGGCTTCATGGGCGGCCTGCTGCACTACGCACTCCTCAGCGTCCTCTGCTGGATGGCTGTGGAAGTGATTCACACCTTCTGGATGATGTACATGGTGTTTAAACCGGCACCACAGCCATGGATCTGGTACCTCCTGGGTTTCG GTTTTCCAGCTGTGCCAGTTGTTATTCTGGGATGCATTGGAGACATTTATGGTCAGAGGTCGGTGAAGTCCGACGATGTTCTCACAGCTCCCTTTCACAT GTGCTGGATGACAGACTCGCAACCAGCTCTGATGGCTCACTTCATCATCAACATGGGGCTGCTAGCGGCGGTGGTGAGCTCCGGCCTCATCATGCTTCTCCTGGTCTTCAGGAAGATCCGGCACCGGGACGAGTGGAGGAGAAACCGTGTGGCTTTCCTCAGCATCTGGGGTCTCAGCTGTCTGTTTGGTTTAACCTGGGTTCtcgctttcttttcttctgaatCCTCAGAAAccgtcctcttcctcttctgcaTCATTAACTCGTTACAAG GGTTTTTCCTCATGTTGCGCTTCTTCGCTCTGGAGCGGATACAGAAGAATTCTCAGTCCAGTTCGGACTTCAGCAGCACCGGATCCACACGGCAGCACATGCTACAGCCTCAGTAG
- the adgrg1 gene encoding adhesion G-protein coupled receptor G1 isoform X1, whose translation MDQRIGFLLLLLILTVCGHAATEGDRDFKMCGIWLHNSGPQTLDVDLKPGCSGITVSANASTLSIHGSITAECNLPKERKPVNYSQGSSSSFCVIWEPLLDQLVVEVNEKNITLCKARILQTQCCAHLSSGNQSLSSMYGIQNASVQGDVLRNSVMASYEFKGESINCKEYFCSKIAQESRGANMLEDVVMRSVETGPVILPCGQSTVIEMNEDFSGNNVTLPAPKGTPREMIPLVHLPACLKPAKRNNTKVVCSFYKNSSFFQKSSQKILQDVVGISVENEIIRNLPEPIRIKFNHPALEKTQNRRCVSWDTRTDKDMMWRETGCVTLQHSAAETECCCNHLTYFAILVDLNPTRKLRHLEALTFITATCCAISIVSCAVLFISLCRQRKSKNLSSLVHRGLVVALFFLLVLFVLTGTVANVASEGVCGFMGGLLHYALLSVLCWMAVEVIHTFWMMYMVFKPAPQPWIWYLLGFGFPAVPVVILGCIGDIYGQRSVKSDDVLTAPFHMCWMTDSQPALMAHFIINMGLLAAVVSSGLIMLLLVFRKIRHRDEWRRNRVAFLSIWGLSCLFGLTWVLAFFSSESSETVLFLFCIINSLQGFFLMLRFFALERIQKNSQSSSDFSSTGSTRQHMLQPQ comes from the exons ATGGATCAGAGGATTGGATTCCTGCTGCTTCTCCTCATTCTAACAGTTTGTGGTCACG CAGCTACAGAAGGAGACCGTGACTTTAAGATGTGTGGGATTTGGCTTCACAACAGTGGACCTCAAACCCTGGATGTTGATTTAAAGCCTGGATGTTCAGGGATCACCGTTTCAGCCAACGCCAGCACGCTGTCCATCCACGGCTCCATTACGGCTGAGTGCAATTTGCCTAAAGAACGAAAGCCTGTGAACTATTCTCAAGGTTCCTCCAGCTCCTTCTGTGTGATCTGGGAGCCACTGCTGGACCAGCTGGTGGTGGAGGTGAATGAGAAGAACATCACTCTCTGCAAAGCTAGAATACTACAGACCCAGTGCTGTGCCCATCTCTCTTCTGGAAATCAGTCTCTGTCCAGTATGTACGGAATCCAGAACGCCAGCGTGCAAGGAGATGTTCTGAGAAACAGCGTCATGGCTTCTTACGAGTTTAAGGGTGAATCCATCAACTGCA AGGAATACTTTTGCAGTAAAATAGCTCAGGAGTCCAGAGGAGCAAACAT GCTGGAGGATGTGGTGATGAGGTCAGTGGAGACTGGTCCTGTGATTCTGCCGTGTGGTCAGAGCACCGTCATCGAGATGAATGAAGATTTCTCTGGAAATAATGTAACTCTGCCT GCTCCAAAAGGAACACCAAGAGAGATGATCCCATTAGTGCACTTACCTGCCTGTCTCAAACCTGCCAAAAGAAACAACACGAAAGTGGTGTGTAGCTTCTACAAGAACAGCAGCTTTTTCCAG aaAAGTTCTCAGAAGATTTTACAAGACGTTGTTGGGATTTCGGTGGAAAACGAGATCATCAGAAATCTCCCGGAGCCGATCAGGATCAAGTTTAATCACCCGGCActcgag aagacACAGAATAGAAGGTGTGTTTCTTGGGATACAAGAACAG ATAAGGATATGATGTGGAGGGAGACGGGTTGTGTAACACTTCAGCACAGTGCTGCTGAGACAGAGTGCTGCTGTAATCATCTCACCTACTTCGCTATTCTTGTG GACCTGAACCCGACGAGAAAACTGCGCCACCTGGAGGCTCTGACCTTCATCACAGCCACCTGCTGTGCCATATCCATCGTCAGCTGCGCCGTGCTCTTCATATCGCTGTGTAgacagag aaaatcgAAGAATCTTTCGAGTCTGGTGCACCGTGGTCTGGTTGTCGCTCTGTTCTTCCTCCTCGTGCTCTTCGTCCTCACCGGCACCGTGGCCAACGTCGCGTCCGAGGGTGTGTGTGGCTTCATGGGCGGCCTGCTGCACTACGCACTCCTCAGCGTCCTCTGCTGGATGGCTGTGGAAGTGATTCACACCTTCTGGATGATGTACATGGTGTTTAAACCGGCACCACAGCCATGGATCTGGTACCTCCTGGGTTTCG GTTTTCCAGCTGTGCCAGTTGTTATTCTGGGATGCATTGGAGACATTTATGGTCAGAGGTCGGTGAAGTCCGACGATGTTCTCACAGCTCCCTTTCACAT GTGCTGGATGACAGACTCGCAACCAGCTCTGATGGCTCACTTCATCATCAACATGGGGCTGCTAGCGGCGGTGGTGAGCTCCGGCCTCATCATGCTTCTCCTGGTCTTCAGGAAGATCCGGCACCGGGACGAGTGGAGGAGAAACCGTGTGGCTTTCCTCAGCATCTGGGGTCTCAGCTGTCTGTTTGGTTTAACCTGGGTTCtcgctttcttttcttctgaatCCTCAGAAAccgtcctcttcctcttctgcaTCATTAACTCGTTACAAG GGTTTTTCCTCATGTTGCGCTTCTTCGCTCTGGAGCGGATACAGAAGAATTCTCAGTCCAGTTCGGACTTCAGCAGCACCGGATCCACACGGCAGCACATGCTACAGCCTCAGTAG